The following are encoded together in the Humulus lupulus chromosome 5, drHumLupu1.1, whole genome shotgun sequence genome:
- the LOC133778785 gene encoding myosin-9-like gives MSLAVTYQTELFLDKNKDYVVVEHQELLDASHCSFVSGLFPPLLEESSKSSKFSSIGSRFKQQLQSLLETLSVTELHYIRCEKPNNLLKPSIFENNNILQQLRCGGVMEAIRISCAGYPTRKPFREFVGRFGILAPNVFAGSCDEVTACKRLLEKVNLKGYQIGKTKVFLRAGQIAELDDC, from the exons ATGTCATTAGCT GTTACATATCAAACGGAGCTCTTCTTGGATAAGAACAAAGATTATGTTGTTGTTGAACATCAAGAACTTTTGGATGCTTCCCATTGTTCTTTTGTTTCAGGCTTGTTCCCTCCTTTACTAGAAGAATCTTCCAAATCATCAAAATTCTCTTCAATAGGTTCTCGCTTTAAG CAACAACTACAATCTTTGCTTGAAACgttgagtgtcactgagctacaCTACATAAGATGTGAAAAGCCCAATAATCTTCTAAAGCCGTCTATATTTGAGAATAACAATATTTTGCAGCAGCTTCGTTGTGGG GGAGTTATGGAGGCCATCAGGATTAGTTGTGCTGGATATCCTACAAGAAAGCCATTCCGTGAATTTGTAGGTCGTTTTGGCATCTTGGCACCTAATGTCTTTGCTGGGAG CTGCGATGAAGTAACTGCTTGTAAGCGCCTTCTAGAGAAGGTAAATCTCAAGGGTTATCAG ATTGGTAAAACCAAAGTGTTTCTCAGAGCTGGCCAGATAGCAGAATTGGATGATTGTTGA